TATATTTGATTTACATAGGGTTAGTGTATATCACTAGGCCCTAAAGTTAAATTTCATTCACACTTTTCAATCAGTTAaatctatactatatatttgtctttaaatattaataactcTTTAACCTTTTAGTTCATGTATTAATTCTTTATTGCACAATTTAGGCACAATATCAGCACACCTTTTCTCTTAAAATTGTTATCTGTATGCGtcatactactactactactgtacctGCGTACTGTTTTTTACCAACATCAGCATATATGATTGTAAATAAATCTAGAGCCTGTTTGGTTGTGGGATGCTCTTCACCATAAAGTGATCGGTACATTTTTGTTGccttaaaacaaaacaaattgataattatttatgtcaatgaatacaaaataatataatattcagaGTTTGGTTGTTGATTACAGGTGTAAATTTTATCAATCTCATTAATTTCTtggttatattatattttaattgtattagttagtacagtataacaaatGAATCGGTAACTCACTTTCCCGCAATAGTCCAATGCCAGATAAGGGCTGTTgagtataataaaatataaataattttacattaaaaataatgaaaaggtTCTAAGACATTAGGGCCATCCTAAAATATCtgttacaatttatttttcagtAGTAGTAATGTTATAGCTTTGTAGAACGATTTCCCAAATAAATTCAACTTATATCTTGTGTAGTTCATTCATGATGATACAAGTATCTATCCCAGATTTATGTTCATTAGTATTTATACATACTTTCCCTCAGCTTTGCAAAGCCTTGCTAGCTTCTCAAACTGTGTTGCTTTCATTGCTTTCTGACTTGTTTCAGCTGTATCACTTGTAGTCCCGTCTTGTGCATTCTCTGTGAACAACAACAATGATAATTCATCAGTATGAAAATGCAAGCAAGTTTTTTACAGGCACTGCACGAATATGTTTCATTAAAGTCTCCAGTGGCGTAACAtagaggcccctggtttaggaactctaagtggccctccaacgctggaggtctcgggcgtttttagccttttttcgACATATTATAATGCctttttttataatgttttttcccatgggcactgctcaggggccccaTAAGCTCAAGTGCCCttctgggtttagccagtgagcgctaaTAGCCGTTAATACACCGCTGTTAGTCTCATTCATCATGCTCTTAACATTGGCGGCATGAGGATGAATGCAAGACCCACAAACACAAAACACTTACTAAACTGTAGGTGCAATTTCGCAGCATCTATAAGAGCTGTTTCATAGTACATCTTCTCCGCTTGAATAAAATGAACAGCTTTTTCATCTAAAAAAACTAATTGAAGGAAagtatttattctattttaaaactaaataataaacagGAATACGGTCCACAGATTTGCATAGGATGATCACAATTGGTATTGATGTAGCCACACAAGAATTCAAGATTAATTGATTACAAAAATGGAACAATCCACTGTGCCAACCACAGGGTTGTTAAAAAGTTGTCGGGTTGAAACCTAAACAACTGTACTGGTGGCTACAGTACTGCCCTGGTGGCTACAGTACTGCCCTGAtgttcaagtttattgtttcacacaatatACAGAACATTTGATAAATTGTGTGAGGAGGACATATTAAGCCACGGCTTTATGTTTTGGTGATGAATTAACCTTTATCGGTACACAAACTTTTTAAAGGATACATTCGTTTTTAGCAAAGTAAATCTGTGAAACTTGATGTAGGCACTGCGGCAGCTCTGGGTACGTGACCTGCTCTTGGATGCCGGTCAAACTCTGAAGGTACAGCTTTAATGCCTCCTCTGGTTTGCCTTCTTTTTCTAGATCTCTACCTTGCGTGAAAAGTTCCGATCTATCAACATCTGTTTTGGTTACAGTAATTTCCTCAACACCGGGTGACGAATCGGAATCTAGAAATTTAAACCACAACAATGTTAAATAACAATATTGTGTATTTCAAAATGATTACTGTATAATAGAGTGTAAAATTATTAGGTTACAGTACGTACCATCTGTTGGAGTAGTAGAATCATCTAGGTTTGTTATCTCATCGTCACCTGTCatgctagtactagtagtatcTTCAGCACTTTGTAATTGTAAATCGTTGTGTGCAACATTATTCTCCTGTACCACGTCATGCTTGACTGAATTGTCTATTGTTTTATCACTTGACATATTGATTGCCTTTTATAGGTCCAGCtgtcaaaaatataaaaaatcattattttttaagatattaattattatgccTAAATGTACTTCAAAGAAAGTAATGTGCTCTATACTTTGATACTACGACTATGCTAACCTACCTAGCCACCCAGATATTTAGTCTGGACCTggtcctaggctaggcctgattTGTTACCAATCACATTGTCACTACCCGACAGGCCTATTATACCTTACGCTggttagcctagcctagcctaggcctagttcttTTATTTTTGGATCTGATCGACAACGACAGGCCTAGGATTTATACATTGTATAAATCATCCTACACGAGCTTAcctgattttaaatttttaacatatgattaacaatatattttattacgtATGTAGCAATTTTATAGGTGTTGGCACAAAGCATAAACTAAATAATTCTAGAAATATAATCAAATGTTTTCACCCCAAAAAATGACGCTTCGTTTGTTTGTTTACTCCTCTCGAtccattacaattttaatagcgccctctatattttTCAGGTTTCTTTAGTACGGAACATGTGCAAATTTATGTGCTTATTcgtttatataggcctacagtcaaTTTAATGTTATAGCATAATTCATAATTGTATTATGtaatatcattatcatgttTAGTATTTTTGTAGAAGAATATAATTTGTCAAACCTGCAGTGCGGCTGAATAAGAGATAATATAAAATAAGCCACATCGCCCTCTCGTAAATTTGGCGCATGGGATTATTCCATTTTAATACAGGTGGttactatttatattatatatattttaaactcAATACCGTGTCTTGTTGCTACTTAAAATAGATAGGTCCGAGATTTCCCTCCCCATTAAAAAAGTATTTTCTGTACCAACCCTTGCTATCATATTATTTATGATGAACAAATCTAGTTTAACGTCAAGTAGAATTTTGGCGTCGTAGTGACGGTGGGTGCCGTGGCGGCTTATTCTTGTGCTCAGTATGGCGCGCCCTTAAGGCTAAGTTACATGGTTTTAGTGTAGATGACAGACAGATAATAGAACAAATTAAAGCACTTGACGATTCAATTAAAATAACATGTTATGGAACTAAAATGAGTTTAAATTCATTCCACGATCGACCTTACATTTTAAATAAGTCAAAAGGAAGGCcggtttttaaatatgtttatataataataatattttcaatattttgtaatacTGTAGTGGCCTGTCGATTTAACGACACCAAATACCCGAGGACGTAACACAACGCCGCGGAAACATTTGCGTAGCCAAAATGTTTAGTGTACCACCAATTTGAGAATTTGACGTAGTTTCCGGAACTATCAGAATATGTAAGAGTTCGGTATATATAGACCTATTCATACTGCTGCTGCTTAAACCTAGAgcatgttttgtttacactattCATATTGTCAAGTATGTGATTGGACGACGTATGAATAGGCCTGCTTCACGGAGGCCTATTCATACGATCACCGAGTGGGCCAATAGACAATTAATAAAGCCAATAACATCATTGTTATAAGATTGATTAGCAGAGATTTACAAGGACAGCAAAATATCCCTGACAACATAACGGTTTAGTTGCTCGTCTTCTAAGGCGAATTCACAACaattgatgacgtcacaaagAAACTAATATTGATAGGGCCTTACAATCCACTTCATTAATAATACCCCTCCTTAATTCCATTATTTAAAAGACCTGATAATTGCATGTTTAACATGgttattaaaatgtatacattagACTGATGCCATTTTACACCACAGGAGCTCAAATCCAAAATCCTATAGTCatacaagtaggcctagcttttaagccgtatacaaaaatacaatttcctaATAGATTTCCAATATAGAAACGACATAAAAATTACACGCacttattacattttttcatgTTAAAGATAATTAGcaaaaaactattattttattttctcaattttgttgtattcataataataattgtgaaCATCAAGGCTTAAgcctctctctacactatcaaactagtttgacaaaaaaaagtgtgatgtgcccaaatatggtagtgatatgattaaatatggtagtgatatgggcACACcgcttttttttcaaataaagtttaAGATAGTGTAGTGTAGAGCTTTAGTCTAGAATGTCGCGGTTGTTACGAGCTGCCGGTGCACAATCTTCATATACTAACGgataatttacaaaatttatatcaaattaaaattatgaatttaaTACTAAATGAAAGAAAACCTTAATTCATAAAGTTGATAACCATTGATGATGGCAATacaagaattcaaaaatattaaattggtaTTATATTTCCTAGTAGCATACACAATAATTGTGTAATTACATAATGTATATAATGCATCGAGCTAGTTGAGTAATAAAAATGCACATACTGCCTTTATTTAACCACTGGTAATTG
The window above is part of the Antedon mediterranea chromosome 10, ecAntMedi1.1, whole genome shotgun sequence genome. Proteins encoded here:
- the LOC140060843 gene encoding uncharacterized protein; this translates as MSSDKTIDNSVKHDVVQENNVAHNDLQLQSAEDTTSTSMTGDDEITNLDDSTTPTDDSDSSPGVEEITVTKTDVDRSELFTQGRDLEKEGKPEEALKLYLQSLTGIQEQVTYPELPQCLHQVSQIYFAKNEYEKAVHFIQAEKMYYETALIDAAKLHLQFKNAQDGTTSDTAETSQKAMKATQFEKLARLCKAEGNPYLALDYCGKATKMYRSLYGEEHPTTKQALDLFTIIYADVGKKQYAEAMERSQNEEDSSETVHTILPRLSGDGDIIAPKATLKKRSSFDSKDKADERKKKGIRKVRFEEEYEPTPIKDDHDDFVMTSLMMVLFVLCTVFILLVGSYIYCYNKTATSPMCAGLKSDLSYYFMKIQYTFKHYFQ